The Halobaculum magnesiiphilum genome contains the following window.
GCAAGTTCGAGCGTGTCGGGGTTCACCTTCTGGGGCATGATCGACGAGGTGGACGCGTAGTCGTCCGAGGGCACGAAGTAGCCGTCCTTCGCGTGCTCGATGAGGTCCGCGGCGAGCCCCGACAGCGTCGCCGTCAGGTTCGCGAGCGCGGCGGTCCCCTCGACGAGGAAGTCGCGCGCGGAGGCGGCGTCCGTCGAGTTCTCGACGACGCCGTCGAAGCCGAGCAGGTCGGCCGTGCGCTCGCGGTCGATGTCGAAGGTGGTGCCGCCGAAGGCCGCCCCGCCCAGCGGCGACTCGTTCGTCCGGTCGAACGCCGCGAGCAGCCGGGCGGTGTCGCGCGCGACCGCGCCCGCGTACGACGACAGGAAGTGCCCGACTGTGACGGGCTGGGCGTACTGCCGGTGGGTGAACCCCGGCATGACGGTGTCGGCGTAGTCGGCCGCGGTATCGAGGAGGGCCTCCCGGAGCGCGAGCGTCGCCTCGGCGGCGTCGAGCAGGTCCGCGCGGTAGCGGTAGCGGATGCAGGCGGCGACCTCGTCGTTGCGCGAGCGGGCGGTGTGCATCTTCCCGCCCACGTCGCCGACGCGGTCGACGACGGCCGACTCGATCGCCTCGTGGACATCCTCGCCGTCCGGGAGCGCGCCGTGTCCGGCCGACTCGACGGCGTCGAGCCCCGAGAGGATCTCGGCGGCCTCGTCGTCGGCAACGATCCCCTGCTCGGCGAGCATCACCGTGTGGGCGCGGTCGACGGCGAGGTCGGCGGCGAAGATGCGCTCGTCGGCCGCGAGGCTCGACATGAAGCCGCGGGCCGGGCCGCCCGCGAAGCGGTCGCGGCGGACGACCGTCTCGGTGTCCGCGTCCGTATCATCCACGTCGCCGCCGGCGCCACCGTCGTCGGTCATCTACTCGTCGTCCTCGTTTCCACCGTCGGCCGCCAGCGTCTCGCCGTCCTCGCCGGCCTTCACGTCCTTCAGCACGCGGTTCGCGAGGCGCTCCTGGAAGCCGTGGTACTTGGCGACGCCCGTGGCGTCGGCCTGCTCGATGCCGTCGACGGTCTCGGTGTTGAACGAGGCGGCCGACTCGGAGTAGACGCCGTACTCGGAGTCGCGGGCGACGGGGCGGCACTGCCCGCCCTGCAGCTTGACCGTGACCGTGCCGGTGACCTTCTCCTGACCGGCGTCGAGGTACCCCTCGAGGGAGTTGACGAGCGGGGAGTTCACGAGGCCCTTGTACCCCTGCTGGGCCCACTGCTCGTCGACCTGCCCCTTGAAGTCGCGCTCGCTCTTCGTGAACACGAGCTGTTCGAGCGCCTCGTGGGCGGTGAGGAGGACGGTCGCCGCGGGGTGCTCGTAGTTCTCGCGCACCTTCAGCCCGAGCATGCGGTCCTCCATCATATCGGTGCGGCCGACACCGTACTGGCCCGCGATCTCGTTCAGGTCCTCGATGAGCGCGACCGGGTCCAGCGCCTCGCCGTCGAGGGTGACGGGGTAGCCCATCTCGAAGCCGATCTCGACGAGCTCCTCGCCGTCGACCTCGCCGGGCGTCGTCGTCCAGTCGTAGATGTCCTCCGGCGGGACGTAGGTGGGGTCCTCGAGGTCGTCGCCCTCGACCGAGCGCGACCAGAGGTTCGTGTCGATCGACCACGCGCCCTCGTTGCCGCCCTCGACGGGCAGGTCCTTCTCGTCGGCGTACTCGATCTCCCACTCGCGCGTGAGGCCGAGTTCGCGCACCGGCGCGATGACCTCCTTGTCGGAGGCGCGCCAGACGGTCTCGAAGCGGAGCTGGTCGTTGCCCTTCCCCGTGCAGCCGTGGGCGAGGGCGTCGCAGTCGTGCTCCTCGGCGACCCCCAGGATCGCCTCCGCGATCACGGGGCGCGCGAGCGCCGTCCCGAGCGGGTACCCCTGATACGTCGCGTTCGCGCGCACGGAGTCGAAACACAGCTCCGCGAACTCCGCCTTCGCGTCGACGACGTAGTGCTCCAGGTCGAGCGCCTCGGCGGTCTCCTCGGCCTCGTCGAACTCCTCTGCGGGCTGGCCCACGTCGACGGTGACGCCGACGACCTCGTCGTAGCCGTACTCCTCCTCGAGGAGCGGGACGCACACCGTGGTGTCGAGTCCGCCGCTGAATGCGAGTGCAACGCGTTTTGTCATACTCAACGCTCGAACGTCGACACCCATAAATTCGGCGTTTGCAAGTTATGAAAATTAATCGCGGACTGCACGCTACCCGGAGGAAGGCGAGCGGATCGGGACGAGGGGTGAGGGGTGAGGTGGGGCCTACCGGCCCGGTCGTCGCGGCGCGGAGACTCGGCTCCGGGCCGCGGCACCGCGGACGCGTCGCTCGAAGGAGGCGCGAACGTGAGCGACGGCGTCCGCTGTCATGGTCGATGGTTGTCCCTCGATCGATAAAAACGGTACCGGTCCGGCGAAGGTTGCGACGCGGCCGACGGCGGAGCGACCGTGGGACGGTGCACCGTCCCGCCGTGTTGGCGAAGCGAACCCGTTTTCCCCGGTCGCGCCGGAGTTTCGGGTATGACAACCGGGACGCTGCGGCTCGCAACCCGCGGCTCCGACCTCGCGCACCGACAGGCGGCGGGCGTCCGAGACGAGATCTCGACGCGCCGCCGCGACGTGGAGCTGGTGGAGGTGGAGACCCGCGGCGACCGACTCGACGAGGACCTCATCACCGAACTCGGCCGCACCGGCGCGTTCGTGCGCGCGCTCGACGAGCGCGTGATCGCGGGCGAGGTCGACGCCGCGGTCCACTCGCTGAAGGACATGCCCACCGACATGCCCGACGACCTCGTCGTCGCGGCCGTCGGCGAGCGCGCCCCCGCCGGCGACGCGCTCGTCACCCGCGACGGCGGCGACCTCGCGGACCTCCCGCGCGGCTCGGTCGTCGGCACCTCCTCGCTGCGACGCAAGGCGCAGGTGCTCGCCGAGCGCCCGGACCTGGAGGTCCGTCCCCTCCGCGGCAACGTCGACACGCGGATCCGGAAGCTCATCGCGCCCGAGTTGCAGGCCGAACACGAGCGCCGCGTCGAGGCCGACGCCGACCACAAGGGCGATCCCGAGGCTCGCGAGGACGACCGCGAGTACGAGCGAACAGTCGAGGAGTGGTTCGACGACCTCACCGAGTTCCAGCGCGGCGCGCTCGAACACGAACTCGACCACGAGTACGACGCGATCGTCCTCGCGGAGGCGGGCCTCCGGCGCTCGGACCTGTTCTACCGCGACGAGTACGAGGTCGAGCGCCTCGACCGCGCCGACCACGTCCCCGCCCCCGGCCAGGGCGCCGTCGCAGTCACCGCGAGCGACCCGGACGTGATCGAGACGATCCGGTCGGCGATGGACCACGAGCCGACCCGCGTCGCCACCGGCGTCGAGCGCACCGTGCTCGCCGAGCTGGGCGGCGGCTGTATCGCGCCGATCGGCGTCAACGCGCTCGTGCAGGGCGAACACGTCAGCGCCCGCGTCCGGGTGCTGTCGGCCGACGGCGACACCGAGGTGAAGGCGAACCGCGACCTCCCGCTGCGCTCGTATCGCGAGGCCGCCGCCGACTTCGCCGACTCGCTGCGTGAGCAGGGCGCCGCCGACCTCATCGAGGCCGCGAAGCGCGCTGCCGATACCGATACCGCCAAACGCGCCGAGGAGGGTGACGAGTAGATGAGCGACGAGCGCGACGCGGCCGGCGAACGCGGCGGCGACGGGATCGACCGCGACGGCGGCTTCGTCTCGTTGGTCGGCTCCGGCCCCGGCGATCCCGAACTCCTCACCGTGAAGGCCCGCAGACTCCTGGACGAGGCCGACGTGGTGCTGCACGACAAGCTGCCCGGCCCCGAGATCCTCGGCTCGATCCCCGAGGAGAAACGCGAGGACGTGGGCAAGCGCGCCGGCGGCGAGCGCACCAGCCAGGAGTACACGAACGACCGGCTGGTCGAACTCGCCGAGGCGGGCGAGCACGTCGTGCGCCTGAAGGGCGGCGACCCGTTCGTCTTCGGCCGCGGCGGCGAGGAGGCCGAACACCTCGCCGAGCACGGCGTCCCCTTCGAGGTCGTCCCCGGCGTCACCTCGCCCATCGCCGCCCCGGGCGTCGCCGGCATCCCGGTGACCCACCGCGATCACGCCTCCTCCGTCTCGTTCGTCACGGGCCACGAGGACCCGACGAAGGACGAATCGGCCGTGGACTGGGACGCGCTGGCGGCGACCGGCGGCACCATCGTCGTGCTGATGGGCGTCGGGAAGCTCCCGCTGTATACCGGCGAACTGCTCGACGCCGGGATGGACCCCGGGACGCCCGTCGCGCTCGTCGAGCGCGGCACCTGGCCGGACATGCGCGTCGCCACGGGCACGCTCGCGGACATCGTCGACGTGCGCGACGACGCCGGGATCGAGCCGCCCGCGATCACCGTGATCGGCGAGGTCGCCGGCGCGCGCGATCGGGTGGTCGAGTTCCTGCGCGGCCGCGGCGACGCGGGTGCGGCCGCGACCGCGGGCGTCGACAGTGGCGACGAACGCGCCGGCGGCGCGGACGGAGCCGCCGCCGACACCGGGGGTGAGGACGCATGAGCGACGGAACCGACGGAGACGACGGAGGCGACACCGACAACGGCGCCGACGAGGGCGCCGACCGTCCGCGCGTCGCGGTGTTCCGCCCCGACGACGAACGCACGACCGAGGCGGTCGAGACGCTCGACGCGCTCGGCGTCGACGCGCTCGCGGACCCGATGCTGGCGGTCCGACCGACCGGCGCGGTGCCGGAGGGCCCCGACTGGATCGTGTTCACCTCGAAGACGGGCGTCGAGTTGGTCGACGAGGCGGGGTGGTCGCCCGCCGTCGCCGCCGGCGACGACACCGATCGCGGCGGCGACGCCGGCAGCGACGGCTCGGACGATGATCCCCTGCGCCGTGGAGACGGTCCCGCGATCGCGTGCATCGGCCCGGCGACGGCCGACGCCGCACGCGAGGCCGGGTGGCCGATCGAGCTGATCCCCGAGGAGTACTCCTCGACCGGCATCGTCGCGGCGTTCGACGCCCTCGGCGTCGAGGGCGTCCGCATCGAGGTCGCCCGGTCGGACCACGGGAGCCAGGTGCTGCTCGACGGGCTCCGCGACGCCGGCGCGACCGTCCGCGAGACGGTCCTGTACGAGCTCGTCCGACCGGAGGGCAGCGGCGAGTCCGCGGCGGCGGCGGCCGCCGGCGACCTCGACGGGGCGTGTTTCACCTCCTCGCTCACGGTCGAGCACTTCCTCGACGCCGCCGACGAGCGCGGCGTCCGCGAGGAGGCGCTTGTGGGCCTGGAGGACGCCGTCGTGGGCTGCATCGGCCATCCGACGCGCGAGACTGCCGAGTCACACGGCGTCGCCGTCGACGTGGTGCCCGCGGAGGCGACGTTCGAGGCGCTCGCCGAATCCGTCGCCGCCGAGTTGGACGAGTTCGGGTTGGACGACTGATCGGCGCTCGTCGCCGACCTGATCGGATCGATCCGACGAACCGCCGTTTTTCACACCGATCCGGGGAGCGCGCGCGAGTGATATCGCCCGTGTCCGGGGGATCCTCGCCTCATATCTCTATGAGTTGTCACTATATCCGTCAACTCCGAGTGCAACAATTGCCACACATGCGACGATGTTACATCCTTATATGACCTATATTCACCTGAAGATCAGACGCCCGTGTGAATACGACACTCAAAATCTGTGTTTTTCAACTCCAACCTTTATGTGTATCCGGATCAGGCTGTCTGACGTCGAGATGTACCAGAACGACACGGAATTCACGGC
Protein-coding sequences here:
- the cobA gene encoding uroporphyrinogen-III C-methyltransferase; the encoded protein is MSDERDAAGERGGDGIDRDGGFVSLVGSGPGDPELLTVKARRLLDEADVVLHDKLPGPEILGSIPEEKREDVGKRAGGERTSQEYTNDRLVELAEAGEHVVRLKGGDPFVFGRGGEEAEHLAEHGVPFEVVPGVTSPIAAPGVAGIPVTHRDHASSVSFVTGHEDPTKDESAVDWDALAATGGTIVVLMGVGKLPLYTGELLDAGMDPGTPVALVERGTWPDMRVATGTLADIVDVRDDAGIEPPAITVIGEVAGARDRVVEFLRGRGDAGAAATAGVDSGDERAGGADGAAADTGGEDA
- a CDS encoding uroporphyrinogen-III synthase, which produces MSDGTDGDDGGDTDNGADEGADRPRVAVFRPDDERTTEAVETLDALGVDALADPMLAVRPTGAVPEGPDWIVFTSKTGVELVDEAGWSPAVAAGDDTDRGGDAGSDGSDDDPLRRGDGPAIACIGPATADAAREAGWPIELIPEEYSSTGIVAAFDALGVEGVRIEVARSDHGSQVLLDGLRDAGATVRETVLYELVRPEGSGESAAAAAAGDLDGACFTSSLTVEHFLDAADERGVREEALVGLEDAVVGCIGHPTRETAESHGVAVDVVPAEATFEALAESVAAELDEFGLDD
- the argH gene encoding argininosuccinate lyase, whose amino-acid sequence is MTDDGGAGGDVDDTDADTETVVRRDRFAGGPARGFMSSLAADERIFAADLAVDRAHTVMLAEQGIVADDEAAEILSGLDAVESAGHGALPDGEDVHEAIESAVVDRVGDVGGKMHTARSRNDEVAACIRYRYRADLLDAAEATLALREALLDTAADYADTVMPGFTHRQYAQPVTVGHFLSSYAGAVARDTARLLAAFDRTNESPLGGAAFGGTTFDIDRERTADLLGFDGVVENSTDAASARDFLVEGTAALANLTATLSGLAADLIEHAKDGYFVPSDDYASTSSIMPQKVNPDTLELARAVAGDVSGDLTGLLTTLKGLPRAYNRDLQRATPHAWDAVDDATEATEVVAGAVATGDWDPEACAADAGAGFSTATGVADALASAGIPFRTAHEVVAEAAATAPDDADPETLAANLDTAAQEVLGESLYAYVSREDLSTALDPAGSVAARDSRGGPAPDAVADSLARMTETVDDHEAELAVRRDALAAAETDLSEAVDEYA
- the hemC gene encoding hydroxymethylbilane synthase, translated to MTTGTLRLATRGSDLAHRQAAGVRDEISTRRRDVELVEVETRGDRLDEDLITELGRTGAFVRALDERVIAGEVDAAVHSLKDMPTDMPDDLVVAAVGERAPAGDALVTRDGGDLADLPRGSVVGTSSLRRKAQVLAERPDLEVRPLRGNVDTRIRKLIAPELQAEHERRVEADADHKGDPEAREDDREYERTVEEWFDDLTEFQRGALEHELDHEYDAIVLAEAGLRRSDLFYRDEYEVERLDRADHVPAPGQGAVAVTASDPDVIETIRSAMDHEPTRVATGVERTVLAELGGGCIAPIGVNALVQGEHVSARVRVLSADGDTEVKANRDLPLRSYREAAADFADSLREQGAADLIEAAKRAADTDTAKRAEEGDE
- a CDS encoding argininosuccinate synthase, which gives rise to MTKRVALAFSGGLDTTVCVPLLEEEYGYDEVVGVTVDVGQPAEEFDEAEETAEALDLEHYVVDAKAEFAELCFDSVRANATYQGYPLGTALARPVIAEAILGVAEEHDCDALAHGCTGKGNDQLRFETVWRASDKEVIAPVRELGLTREWEIEYADEKDLPVEGGNEGAWSIDTNLWSRSVEGDDLEDPTYVPPEDIYDWTTTPGEVDGEELVEIGFEMGYPVTLDGEALDPVALIEDLNEIAGQYGVGRTDMMEDRMLGLKVRENYEHPAATVLLTAHEALEQLVFTKSERDFKGQVDEQWAQQGYKGLVNSPLVNSLEGYLDAGQEKVTGTVTVKLQGGQCRPVARDSEYGVYSESAASFNTETVDGIEQADATGVAKYHGFQERLANRVLKDVKAGEDGETLAADGGNEDDE